Proteins co-encoded in one Acidimicrobiia bacterium genomic window:
- a CDS encoding amidase — protein sequence MTARSIAADVLSGSPARPAIESALGKAHADQLNAFISIDDSVVETIPASGPLAGVPIAIKDIIHQSGHTTTCGSSFYRYEATESATVVQRLEAAGAVIIGRTGLHEFAFGFSSENPWYGPVLNPWNTKTSPGGSSGGSAAAVAAGIVPISLGTDTGGSVRVPAALCGIYGLKSTHGRIPITGVFPLIESLDTVGSFATNIGDLATAYRVLAGYDPLDPWSVPDSAALTRPISRLGGLRVGIPQPWVETAPMEDEVRRSFEHTLESLEHIGATVIEVRNPFFSMPGMIGPTLAAEVSVLHGDWMRDPDKAYGEDVVDRINAAMETPLSDIVAANRWRSALTNTFLATFDQVDVLVTPTVPARTKHIGDDIMRFDGQEHFYRRVFSWFSALVNHAGLPALAAPLIGPGSPPPSIQIIGPPWSEDRLLEIGQRLEDHNIVGFRAPTQG from the coding sequence GTGACCGCCCGATCAATAGCCGCCGACGTACTCTCCGGCTCGCCGGCCCGTCCAGCCATCGAGTCGGCCCTCGGCAAGGCTCACGCTGACCAGCTGAACGCATTTATTTCGATCGACGATTCGGTGGTGGAGACGATCCCGGCGAGCGGTCCGCTAGCCGGGGTCCCGATCGCCATCAAAGACATCATCCACCAGTCCGGCCACACAACCACCTGCGGTTCGTCGTTCTACCGGTATGAAGCCACCGAGTCGGCAACCGTCGTTCAGCGGCTGGAAGCGGCCGGGGCGGTCATCATTGGCCGGACGGGCCTGCACGAGTTCGCGTTCGGCTTTTCGTCGGAAAACCCCTGGTACGGACCGGTGCTCAATCCTTGGAACACCAAGACCTCCCCGGGGGGATCTTCCGGCGGCAGCGCCGCGGCCGTGGCCGCCGGTATCGTCCCGATCTCCCTCGGAACCGACACCGGCGGCTCCGTCCGGGTTCCTGCCGCTCTGTGCGGCATCTACGGACTCAAATCGACCCACGGTCGCATCCCGATCACGGGGGTGTTTCCACTCATCGAGTCCCTCGATACCGTCGGCTCGTTCGCAACCAACATCGGCGATCTGGCCACTGCCTACCGGGTCCTGGCAGGCTATGACCCGCTCGATCCGTGGTCCGTACCCGATTCAGCCGCACTCACCAGGCCGATCTCACGACTCGGTGGGCTCCGGGTCGGGATCCCCCAACCCTGGGTCGAAACCGCGCCCATGGAAGATGAGGTTCGACGTAGCTTCGAACACACCCTCGAATCTCTCGAGCATATTGGCGCCACGGTGATCGAGGTCCGGAACCCATTCTTCTCGATGCCCGGGATGATCGGCCCCACGTTGGCAGCCGAGGTCAGCGTGCTCCACGGCGACTGGATGCGAGATCCTGACAAGGCCTATGGCGAGGACGTCGTGGACCGGATCAACGCCGCCATGGAGACACCGCTGAGCGACATCGTCGCTGCCAACCGCTGGAGATCAGCTCTCACAAACACCTTCCTGGCCACATTCGACCAGGTTGATGTCCTCGTCACCCCGACCGTCCCCGCCCGCACCAAGCACATCGGCGACGACATCATGCGTTTCGACGGGCAGGAACACTTCTACCGAAGGGTCTTTTCGTGGTTTTCGGCCCTCGTGAACCATGCGGGCTTGCCGGCTCTGGCTGCCCCGCTGATCGGCCCGGGCTCGCCGCCCCCATCGATCCAGATCATTGGACCTCCCTGGTCAGAAGACCGCCTCCTGGAGATCGGCCAGCGACTCGAGGATCACAACATTGTCGGCTTCCGCGCTCCCACCCAGGGCTAG
- a CDS encoding DUF3048 domain-containing protein — translation MKRLIPLSLALSLLFVACGSNAEETTTTSTTTTVVATTSTTTTSTSTTTTTTLPPGPTSPLTGLESVNPDLLDRRVVAIKIDNHANARPQSGLETAAAVYELPVEASLTRFIALFHDQDSPYVGPNRSGRPTDPTLVAPLGATFVISGAQSWVQGVLNKYDINWFGEIRGPSFRISSRRAPHNLYVNTELVRTEADRRGFDDVPPPDMFTWGEFPANAEAATEMFFDWSSTTKVTWTWNGSGYERSTGGATQDWVSQDGETQQPIEMDTLIVLYARQYTASGSTGSAVPAMETVGTGLAQVFSGGKVVQGTWTRASADELFVLTAEDGSILEVPPGRPWINIFPDNRTVTW, via the coding sequence ATGAAACGCTTAATCCCTCTTTCTCTTGCACTCAGCTTGCTCTTCGTGGCCTGCGGGTCCAACGCTGAAGAAACGACCACCACATCGACCACCACAACGGTTGTCGCTACGACGTCCACAACGACGACGAGCACTTCGACTACGACGACCACCACGCTTCCTCCTGGCCCAACTTCACCACTCACAGGTCTCGAAAGCGTCAACCCGGATCTCCTTGACCGGCGCGTGGTGGCCATCAAGATCGATAACCATGCCAATGCCCGACCCCAATCAGGTCTCGAAACCGCAGCAGCCGTGTACGAGCTCCCGGTCGAGGCAAGTTTGACCCGATTCATCGCTCTGTTCCACGACCAGGACAGCCCCTACGTTGGGCCCAACCGGTCTGGCCGCCCAACCGACCCGACCCTGGTGGCGCCCCTGGGAGCCACGTTTGTGATCTCCGGTGCCCAGTCCTGGGTACAGGGGGTACTCAACAAATACGACATCAACTGGTTTGGCGAGATCCGGGGACCCTCATTCCGAATTTCGAGCCGGCGAGCGCCGCACAACCTCTACGTCAACACCGAGCTGGTCAGAACCGAGGCGGACCGACGTGGGTTTGATGACGTTCCGCCCCCGGATATGTTCACTTGGGGGGAGTTCCCGGCTAACGCAGAAGCGGCTACCGAGATGTTTTTCGACTGGTCCTCAACCACTAAAGTCACGTGGACCTGGAACGGATCTGGCTACGAACGCAGTACCGGCGGAGCCACCCAGGACTGGGTTTCCCAGGACGGGGAAACCCAACAACCGATTGAAATGGACACGCTGATCGTGCTGTACGCCCGCCAATACACGGCTTCCGGGTCAACGGGCTCGGCTGTCCCGGCCATGGAGACTGTCGGAACCGGACTCGCCCAGGTGTTCTCGGGCGGAAAAGTCGTTCAAGGCACCTGGACCCGCGCTTCTGCCGACGAACTCTTCGTCTTGACCGCCGAAGATGGCAGCATCCTGGAGGTCCCGCCAGGTCGGCCATGGATCAACATCTTCCCCGACAACCGAACGGTCACCTGGTGA